The genome window CGGTCGGTCTTTGCGGCGAGAACTCGACGCGTTACATGCTGCGGGATTGATGGAGAGCCAGGAAGTAGCGGGTCGACTACGTTACTTTATTACCGACAACGGCAGACAGTTTGTGGCGACAGGTGGCAACAGCCAGCAGCTGTAACAAGGGCCCTTTAATGTTTAGTCAAAAGGGTCTGCCTGCAAACGGGCGGCTGTACACACTAGGGTGCACAGCCGCCCGTTTGCAAGCAGACCCTCTGCGGTCTTAGTAAGGGCTCTTCATGGTCTGCGCCTCTGCGGGGAGCACGAAGAATGTGTTGCTCAGCTTCAGCGGGTGTACCCCGGTCGCCACGCTTTCCAGGCTAAACTGAGGGGTTTCGATCACCATCTTCAGCGGCACCGCACCCGCTTGCGAGAGGTAGGCATACCAGTTGCCGTACCGGTGCGCTTTGTACAGGTCTTGCTGCACCGGCAGCCGCGGGCTGAAGTAGTATTTCTGCACCCCGCTGCGGCACACCAGCGTCAACTCGTCGCAGGTATACCCCATGATCGTCGTGGCGCCTGTGCGAAGCGTGGTGCTCAGCACGCTGTCGGGGTTCACGGCACCGTCATTCCAGAGCAGCTTGTTCAAACCGGCGACCTTGCTGTACAGCTTGTTTTCGCTGTTCCGGTACAACTGCCAGGCCACCTGCGTTCCGTTGAGCTCGGACCGGTAATCGCCACCCTTGATGTACCAGTTCTGCACGTCGCCCATCAGAGCGGTGAGCTGTGCATCGGAGAGACCAGGGGTTTTGCTCTGATAGGTGTTGCGGTACACGATTTTGCCCTCGAAGTGCTGGGCATGGGCTACGAGGCAGTTAACTACCAAGGCCAGAGCGAATAGAAGTTGTTTCATGTTGAACGGGGTGGGGGTTGGATACTAGTGATTTGGAAAGAGTATGCTGACAAGTGAAACTATTTTGGTTGGGGTATGGCTGGCTGGGCTTCCGACTGCGCCCCTTGTGGACGCTGCCGGGGAACAGGCTACGCCTCACCCGCTCTCACCCAGCGTGGCTTAGACGCCGGGGGCCTCTTCCAGTTCGCGCAGGTTGGATTCCATGGCCTGTATGCGGCTGAAAAAAACAGCCCGGTAATACCAATACCTAATCAGGAAGGAAAAACCAGTCAGGGCCACGGAAGCCAGGCTACTGGTAGCAAAAGGTAGTCCGAGGCTGGGCAGCTCAAACACCGCGTAAAAGGCCACGGGGGAGACCACCAGAAAGACGGCGTTGGTGAATCGGTAATACTTGTTGAACGCTGTCAGGGTGCGGCGGAGCGCTTCCCTCGAGCTGGCAACCGTATTCTCCGAGAAGATCTCTTCCTGTCGGCGGTAGGTCCACCCGGAGAACAGAGCGAAACCTACTAAGACGGCGACCAAGGGAAGCTTCACGGCCAGGGCGCTCCCTCCCAGGCCCCGGTGGTAGTTCCAAGCTAAGTAACCAACCGTCAGCAGAAGCAGCAGGGCGGCATTCCACCCGCCGATCCGGTTCCAGAAGGCACTCTTTTCCCGCAACTCCCCCAAAGCGCTGGTGTTCCGTTCTATGATCCTCTCCAAGGTCGCACGGGTATGCCTCCCCGGTTCAGCTCCTTCCCTGCGGGGGGCATCCCAGCTTTTTTTGAATTCGTCCAGTTCCATGTTAGGCTAGGCTGATGAGTGTTCGTAGTTGGCTTTTGATTCGGTGGAGTTTGTAGCCCACGTTCGTCTCCGAGATGCCCAGCACCTCGGCCATCTCCCGGTAGCTGCAGTCCTCCAGGTAGAGCAGGGTCAGGGCCTGGTCCACTTGGGAGAGCCGCCGGATGGCCCGGTGCATGGCCGCCATTTCCTCGCTGGGGCCACCCTCCACGGCCGGCACCTGGAAGGCCTCGGGGCCCAGCTCGACGAACCGCTCGGTTCTGGTTTCCTTCCGCAGCCGGGTGAGCGCGGTGTTGAGAGCAACCTGGTACAGCCAGGTAGTGACCTTGGCGCCGCCCCGGAACGTGGGGTAAGAGCGCCAGAGCTGGAGCACAATATCCTGGAAAAGGTCTTCCCGGTCCTGCTGGGAGTTGCCGTACAGGTTGCAGACCTTGTGGAGAAGGCCCTGCTGGGTTTCGATGAGTAGAAGGAACTGCTCTTTCAAGATGCTGGGTATTTCCCCATTAGTCGAGGAAAGCGCGGAATCCTTAGAGAATCCCCAGATTTATTTTTCGCATGAGAAAAATAAAAGGGCGAACCCATTGGGCAACACCTGATTCACACGGGTATATAGCTAGGGGGTGAGGGATTCAATCAAGACCCAAAAAGCCTTGAATCGCCTGCTGTCGTTCAGCAAAACGGTGATCAGGAACGCTGGGGCCTCAGAAAAAACAAGACTTTTCCGGGT of Hymenobacter yonginensis contains these proteins:
- a CDS encoding RNA polymerase sigma factor — protein: MKEQFLLLIETQQGLLHKVCNLYGNSQQDREDLFQDIVLQLWRSYPTFRGGAKVTTWLYQVALNTALTRLRKETRTERFVELGPEAFQVPAVEGGPSEEMAAMHRAIRRLSQVDQALTLLYLEDCSYREMAEVLGISETNVGYKLHRIKSQLRTLISLA